ACAGGAAGGAGAGGATGTTTCATGGTTATTGAGGCATCCCCATTTGATTCGTCCTTAAACCATTTCCAAATTAAGTCTTCAaccatttctctcttttttcttcctttgatAATGTAAAGTGATCAGATATTTTCCGTTGATACAGAAAGCAGAAAAAAGTGGAGATATTTTCCGTGGATGCATAAAGCAGAAAAAGGTTGAGAAAAAGCGTAATTTATGATGATTCAAAACACTTTTTAAGTCTtcaatcaattaaaaagagcaaagaaaaataaataaaacaaaaatgaaatcatAAAACGTGAGTGAAGATTTAATCAAGTCTCTTTGAAACTTTTCAATgtctcaaaatcctttgagaAGTAAACAAAGATCATtacaaaaaattcacaaaccaTCCTATATACCAAAGGAGGCTCTTCCTTGTAAAcacagaccaaaaaaaaaaactgaacaaaacaaaactcttAGGTGGGTATTCTTGATTTCTtccccttttctatttcccaATTCGTCAATATTTCCAGATTTTTGGAGCACCGATATTTCCAAAATCATTGATATTCAACACATTCGTCACAACTTCCTATATTCTTCCCCTCAATCCCACCTCACCTTTACAAATCACAACCCCAGTGTTTGAACCCCTTGATCAAAATTCAACCCCCATGATCTTGCCACGTGGAACTGTAAGAGATTATAAACAGCACATAAACTCTCAGATCAGGCTACAGCAACGCTGCCTGTCCTCCGGACACTTTTGTCGGGGGTAGGGTTCTTGTTGGTGTCTGATTTTCTGAGGGCTCCCCTactggaagaagaagaagaggacaCTTTCCAGCTCTTCTGTTTAGCCTCATCAAACTGTATCTGTTCTTGTCTACAATCTTTGCTACAAAACGGTGTGTTTCCCCTGCAAAATTCCCCCATAGTTTTCATCAGAACACGaccacaaacacacacaaaataaatctGAAGCCAAATTTAActgtaagaaaaaaaaccataattTCTTGGGAGTAAAAATTCAGGAATTGGGTCATGAAATTACCTGTACATGAAGATGTCTGAGTTATTTCCAAGTGGTTttctgca
This portion of the Prunus dulcis unplaced genomic scaffold, ALMONDv2, whole genome shotgun sequence genome encodes:
- the LOC117613261 gene encoding FCS-Like Zinc finger 3-like, whose product is MRTGMFSYTTYEDQQIEPHFLDACFLCRKPLGNNSDIFMYRGNTPFCSKDCRQEQIQFDEAKQKSWKVSSSSSSSRGALRKSDTNKNPTPDKSVRRTGSVAVA